In the Corythoichthys intestinalis isolate RoL2023-P3 chromosome 18, ASM3026506v1, whole genome shotgun sequence genome, aGTACATGTTTTATTCTTTTGACTAGGAGGAATGATTGGATGTGTGTAGCCATCAAATAAAAGCTAATGAGTTACCAGGCTACGGGAAGAAAAAACATATGTTATTACTAGCAGTGTGCCCAAGGGCGTGATCCCGGGGCCCCTCTTAATTCACCACACATTACTCCTAAATGCAATATTTTgtgcattatgtttaacaaatggcaacattttaaaatttccttTCAATACAATAAATACTATGACCAATAAAACTGCTTCTAAAACACCAAACAATTCCTTTTCCCCACTTTTAGATCAACCTGCGACTTATCCTGGTTAGCGGGAAGACCAAGGACTTCTTGTTCTCTCCCGACGACTCGGCAGCTAACATCGCCAATCACGTTTACGACAACTGGCCGACGGGTGAGCCGCCTCAAGTGCCATTTTAGTGACAAACTGGGACCTTTTTCTGTCCCGGGCCTTCAAAGACTTGCATGCTTTGACATTTGCAGACTGGGAGGACGAGCAAGTACGCAGTAACAACATCCTCAGGCTCATCTACCAGGGACGCTTCCTGCACGGCAATGTCACGCTAGGAGGTGAACGCACACTTTTTGTCCTCCTCACACATTGCAACTCTCACAGACTTACATTCTCACTCTTCCACACACAGAGTGTTgttggaagctttttttttctgtcgcgGCAGAACAGAGGGTGCTCAGTACTCATGACAAACGGCCTTTGAGCCAGACAGGAAGTAGCGCGCGAGCGGGAACGCGCAGTCGGGAGTTGACTTTGGGTTTTCGGGGCAGACGATTCGTTTGTGACCTTTCTCCAGATCTGCAACAAACAAAGATTTAttagtacagggtgacccaaaaagatgcgtacccatgaaaatttcaattgtgactttgattaaaaagctatttatttcaaattacaaccacacattattcagtttatggaagaccattcaccagagtttcagctatttctgtcaatttttagtcaatttatggctttcccaagatgtgttccaaatgtccaccattccgttgcaagcaaacctgtactcgtctgacaaagttgtcaatcacttttacacactccTCTTTCGGGATGGCTCTTATTTTTGCTGTGATGGCAGTTTTCAGTTCCTCAATTGTTTGTGGATTTCCCTGGTATACATTGTCTTTGAGGAAACCCCACAGATAAAAATCtggggggttaagatctggtgaGTACGGGGCCCATTCCACATCGCATCTTCTGCTTATGAGTCTCTCTTCGAACCTCTGCCTCAACCAAGCAATGGTTTCGTTGGCTGTATGAGGTGGTGCCCCGTCTTGCTGAAACCATTGTGAAGCTCTCACAACCCTTCCCAACCCGAAAGAggagtgtgtaaaagtgattgacaactttgtcagacgagtacaggtttgcttgcaacggaatggtggacatttggaacacatcttgggaaagccataaattgactaaaaattgacagaaatagctgaaactctggtgaatggtcttccataaactgaataatgtgtggttgtaatttgaaataaatagctttttaatcaaagtcacaattgaaattttcatgggtacgcatctttttgggtcaccctgtacaatGGAGAACAAagagttttgttgttttggttTTCCTCAAATGCATTTGTTTGAGAAAATCCAATGCTGAGTTAAAGTAAATGTTGTTTTCTTCTAAGAAAATTCTATTTTCacattaaagggtatgtagcggcaaagggggtgtgagacatcaatagaaccgttatgtgccaagataacaaatattgataaagttaacaaaaaaatcaatcacattaatgagcaattatcgaaaatagatcgaaaatgacgaacattcccgaaagtgttccggaaacagccgaacggGGtggggacgtcacgacaagtgattgacagacgaggcggagccaggtgccattgttttttaacgacgagagagtagcgttggggtttgtttgacgaaaacatcacaaaaatggttcaaaactgctgtgctatgtggtgtacaaatagttatttatcggaatatagtatccatgagttcccgaacgcgaaaaaaaaaagctggactacgcagacaatgggtaaagttcgtccgtgcaaagagggctaattttctagacacagcctccggcacgcttttctgtggtgcgcattttccacctgaaagcttctcgaactatggacaagtgaaatcggattttgctaaaagattgctgctcaaaggagatgcggtgccaaccatacacgcgcagctacctaaatgtcccgagatatcaagaaagaggacgatgagtgGCAAAGGAgactaaggctaagcaaaggaggggagcatccaagctcgaaatggccagagtgagtactcttttataataaaaaaatgtcacgcattggatacaggactggacacatgtataaattatcgtttgtaaaatatatagaacaaatcctctgatcccattcatatttgtgtctgttggcagagcgaaaagctatgatagcgcaataaatgataattattctatgcattcctttattttgcagtcacggtgtatcagcttcacaaaaagaaatgcaaaacaaatcattggtgttcccAcaagatctgctgccgatgtttcatcagtgtcattgctcccctcaattaccgtttcattacgctgcattggcgttcgtttgggctcaaattggtaacctaaaccaccgattaaagcttcgtaactctcctcgtcaccatcagatgaacattcgttacgtccttctacgtcggattcgtcgctgaaactagaaacgaaattgtctgccatcatcgccgccattcagtattaaagcactgagcctttttcttgttgaagaaacacccctcactgtcaattctgaattctcttttattgacaacgaggggtgtttcttcatgagggaacctggaatatgtgcaggacgaacacaatgcatcagcataaacagctcaaaacacccctaattctcccctcactagaaggaattatattgatgcagacaggcgctgcccccctagtggccggtggcactctcttcacttgtcgtgacgtcacgcacacaatctgccagatctcgggcgccggtcgttttagcttgacaatcgagccaaatttctctcattttcttgtgtgtaattacacgaagtggcatgatatgaatactaaaggcatgcgtttatggataaatgatggaatattaacattttcccagggcatgacataccctttaaggtTTGGAgattttccaacaaaacaaatacatgtgGTCACAATTAGGCTACATTTTGCTCAAAATGATTTGTTTTCTCAGTAAAATGTGACAAATGAAACATTTGAATGGATGAAAGATGCGGACTGGACGTAAATGGAGtcggtgacataatttgctggatgacacttaatgacatttgttataaccattcattaatgctcatgacagtgtcatgtcataactatgacggtctttatgtagggctgcagccatcgaatattttagtaatcgagcactgaaaattccatccattaatcgagtaatcggataaaacattttttaggtaaagagcaattttgaatatacatgagaaaacaggacatttcacctaatattgaaccatttttagataatcaatgtctttattttagatgcacaTTGTTGCAAACTGCCAACAATTGCatttcagatgtgactagaaaaaaaacaacaaatttactgctttcactcaaaaaaactcaagatcttatcatagacttcataatgatattgacgggacacgaggcgcagggccgattaatagggggcctgcattgttggcgcggCCGTCaaggctgaccaagtggaatcacagacaaagagcttttttttcgTTGaacaatccctgaattctttctagataAGGACGCAAAACtcatgattcttggttaaaagcaaaaaaaaaaaaaaaaaaccccccaaaaaaaacgagcagttagcatttattttacataaatatgtcgaagtacgatgctagtctcttAGTCaaggtggcggccgccatatgtaaacggagcttttccagtgaaaattcttgtgaataaatccttaaatctctgaattcaatatagatatggacgtaaaacagtcttgattcttggttgaaagaagcaaaaaaaaaaaaaaaaacgggcagttagcatttattttctgtaaataattccaagtacgatgctagtcttttagtcaatgtggcagccaaCATATTTAAACAGCTTTTAcgtggaaaattcttgtgaataaatgcttaaatccccaaattctttatagatatgaacataaaacagtctcgattctttgttttttttttgtttggtttttttttcatccccccccccccccccccccaagaaacaaacaaacaaaaaaacattctaacctttgctatttttggaagtcatttaatgttgtgaatcaactgttaaagttgttaaaattgctcctgtttttgcattagttcccttctgtctactttcgacatgtgaaagtttttaaactgtttcatcatttaaagatagattcaagtcaagattttgtcgatttaggagtattttagatgaaacgttacttaggtttgccaggaagtttcactacaacagagcgttTCTTAGAAGTCAaaactttaaaatggcggctgtttactaacgccgccgagtctgccatttcgcatgtagttttatatgcatgtgatatctaagcGTAGATTGtacgctgtcggctacagtcaggaaatattggagccacctagccgagcatcgcatttgctacagcgtcacaacaaacactcttctctctacgtgtctctgacttttctcgcgtcattcaaccaacgtagtaacgcatagtaacgcacattgtctcgttgccgaaacgatgacaaaatccgaacggagaaaaaaaacgtaatgcacgaaaaacatacagattttgaacgtacggcgtacacatttaaaaatcagtgctcacttgtacaaattacgccgaacttgacaggtatgagatAATGCCGCAAATAATGTTAATTCataacgtgacacagatggactcggaccacaaataggatattttgctcatgtggtaaacgtagctgctaagagagctgtagtgtGTGCCCCCGCctaactttacaaacagtaaagattgttctcagcacttttatacaaaatttcttcagatcagtaagaagtaagcacatacagtacatattatgcactaaaatgcaatttttatgtgatggcattgttatttttgcttgttagcaaaataaaaaaacaaaacaaaaaataataataacacgtatagattttgtttcagagcattaaatgtattgaatcgaatcgaaaataGTGTCCCTCATATCGGAAATCATACCGAACAGTGACATaactgtattgttgcatccctagttaaaagtagtctgggcaaaatGTCATGCTTACAGCTGGCAAACTAACACAATTTCTCGAAGCGGACAAGATACCtctatcaatttttaaaattaaggtactcaaattatttgagtaatcgtttcagctctagtcttATGAaccctgtcaaataaaatgttaccaaaaactcttggatgaaaatactttttaccaTTAAAATACTAGTGACTCACAATGCTGTTCGAAATTTGCACGTTTTTAAAGACACAAAACGGTTCAATTTTGTCTTAAGTTGGagtattacagtggggcaaataagtatttagttaaccagtaattgtgcaagttctccctcttgaaaatattagagaggcctgtaattgtcaacatgggtaaacctcaaccatgagagacagaatgtggaaaaaaaacaaccagaaaatcacattatttgatttttaaataatttatttgcaaatcatggtggaaaataagtattggttcaataccaaaagttcatctcaatagtttgttatgtaccctttgttggcaataacagaggccaaacgttttctgatattttggcccattcctccatgcagatctcctcgagagcagtgatgttttggggctgtcgttgggcaacacggactttcaactccctccgcagattttctatggggttgagatctggagactggctaggacactctaggaccttgaaatgcttcttacgaagccactcctttgttcatctggctgtgtgttttgggatcattgtcatgctgaaagacccagccacgtctcatcttcagttcccttgctgatggaaggagattttcactcaaaatccctcgatatatggccccattcattctttcctttacacagatcagtcgtccctgtccctttgcagaaaaacagccccaaagcatgatgtttccacctccatgcttcacagtgggtatggtgttgttcggatgcaattgagtattctttctcctccaaacacgagaacctgtttttctaccaaaaagttctattttggtttcatcttgaTGTGAACGGCAAGCCATTGATGCGGATCCAAATCACAGACCAAGAAACAGAAATAGTgaacgtttgtatttaataagtacaacaaagggagcacgccaaaattgcgagtataacaaagtacaactaagggagcacgctaTAAGACGCGAATATAACATAGTACAAAAATCTAATTACAAAGTTCACAAGGGCATAAAAGTAAAATGATCAAACCAGGACACGACCGTAGACACGTCAGGAAGCTCGAAGGAGGATgcacacacagcggtaagcaaggcaagtaacatgcaaacaagcaatagtccgacactcgcagactgtgacaggagtccttaaataatgagcgctcctaatgcgccacaggtgtgctgccacggccccgcccatccagctgaatcagatgctggaatgaaaaaataactgagaaggcatacagatatgacacatctgaccataacacattctcccagtcctcttctggatcctccaaatgctctctagcaaaccgcagacgggcctggacgtgtactggcttcagcagggggacacgtctggcagtgcagaatttcagtccctggcggtgcattatgttactgatagtagcctttgttactgtggttccagctctctgtaggtcattcactaggtcaccccgtgtggttctgggattttttcctcacaattcttatcattttgatgccacggggtgagatcttgcatggagcccgagatcgagggagattatcagtggtcttgtatgtcttccattttctaataattgctcccacagttgatttctttacaccaagcgtttgacctattgcagattcagtcttcccagcctggtgcaggtctacaattttgtctctggtgtccttcgacagctctttggtcttggccatagtggagtttggagtgtgactgactgagggttgtggacaggtgtcttttataccgattacGAGTttaaacagatgccattaatacaggaaacgagtggagccttgttagacctcgttagaccttcttagaagaagttagacctctttgacagaaatcttgcttgtttgtatttgaccaaatacttattttccacactaatttggaaataaattctttaaaaatcaaacaatgggattttctgtttttttcccacattctctcatggttgaggtttacccatgttgacaattacaggcctctctatacttttcaagtaggagaacttgcacaattggtggttgactaaatacttatttgccccactctatatCATTATAACAAGAAGAGTGTTAAATACTGCCATTTCAAATTTGTCATTTTAGCACACAAATATACATTTTGTcttaaaatggcatattttaccgTTCAATTTCCCTCTAAAAAGcctgtatttgttgttgtttgtgtgtaGGCCTGAAGCTTCCCGTGGGCAAAACCACCGTCATGCACTTAGTGGCCCGAGAgacgctgcccgagcccaactcCCAAGGTAAAGCGTAGCACATCGTGTCTGATACTTATCAGTGTGCGCaaatattgtgtcctttttgcGCTTAGGTCAGAGGAACCGGGAAAAGCGCGGGGAGAGTAACTGCTGTGTGATCCTTTAAACTGAACTCCGAAAATCTCCGATGCCTCCTTTTCTGAGAACCGCCTGACCCTGCCTCGGGTCCCTGCTGTCTCATTACAAAAACACAGCCCACGTTAGACCACTAAACTGGATTTagcttttgtttttaaacactgTAAGCCTTCTCACACATACAGTTTGGAATTGACTGTGAGCTGGTTGCCATGGGGACGATGCCTTCTTTTCTTTTGAATGCTAACAAGTGCGCTAATacgccaacacacacacacgtgtgCTGGTGTCCATCTTGTTGCCAAGAAGTTGCTCCATAACGGCGTTGTCTGCACAGATTTGTCATTTTCTCAGCTTGAGtattcatgtttttgttgtaaTCATGAGTTATTAATGATGTTCATTTTGCACAATATACCACGTGCTTCTTTATGCACATTcaattatatgtatgtatgtatgaacaCTAAGTGAGAGTTTGTATGCAAGTAATCCGTGTACAGAATGTCATTCACTTCCGGTTTCCTTATGATTGACATTgattttattgtgcgttttctttTTTGGGGTGAAACATTATTGTTGCAATCAAATATGTACAAGAAATAGACATTTATGGTTGTAAATAGACGCCTACACAAACCTTTAAACTGAATAAAGCTAAATTATGTGTCACGTGACTCCGGTGATTTGCTGATCTCAAATGAAGACATGCAAAGTATGTGGTTATTGTGGTGTAAGATTAACAAGTCTTCGAATGAGGTTTGTACATTCCATGTAATCATTACAAACATTGTTAACTTGTTGACTGTACAAACAATTTAAGGAAGAGGAGTTCAGCAGTAGGAGCTCTTGACTAAAGAGTGACTTTACAGTCATTCCGTGCCTGTGAGATGTAGTAACCGGCTAAAAATTTGTAGTTTGTATTCCATGAGACTAGTTAGCGTGTGAGTGAATCCGAGTGTAGTCACAATAAGCGATATTTCAACTATCGTGTGCATGACGCAAACAGAAGCTGTTAGCTTTAGCATAACATGTTGATACTTGTCTGGAAACGTCACTGCCGAGTGGAAGCACTTCTGACTTAAACTTGATTATGCTTCCACCATCTGGTCAGATCGTAGAACTGCAATATAAACGCAAGTTAGTCAAATCAGAACTACAATATAAACGTAActttcatgcacgaattatgttttttttttttttttttttttttaataaacgttTTTTATCCAATCCATATATGACAGTGGTCTTATATCTATGGTCCAGCGGCTAGTTGCAGCCCAGGGGGCAACATTTTGCAACCCCCATTGGATATCCAAGTGTAGTACGTATTATGCTTTGCGATGAGCAATAAAGTCCGTTTatgttaattaaaatataatgaATACATTAATTGAAGGGTCCAGtttggggcaaaaaaatatttaaatagtcatttaaaacatctttgaataaaaaaaaaagctaattaaAACAAGCAATGAGTAATAAACAatagaaataataatattaactttaaattaataaattggttacactttatttaacaacgatgtcataagactgtcataagagcaTTATAATTATGGCATTacattgtcatgagcattattgaatgcatattatgacagatgtcattaagtgccatctagcaaattatgtcacttttgaaaagATAACTTGAGTTAGACAACATTTGCCAGATGACGCTTAATAGCATCTGTCataataagcattcattaatgcttatgacagtgtcatatcaaaTCTATGACGTTCTCATGACACCAAtgtccaataaagtgttaccaataaaTTAAAACATATTGTAGCAAcgtgaaaaaaagaagaaatatataaattcaaataaGCGTGCCCTGTGTGTATTTTGCTTTgagatttatatttatttatttatgtatttaatc is a window encoding:
- the ubl3a gene encoding ubiquitin-like protein 3a, with translation MTSSTPADMINLRLILVSGKTKDFLFSPDDSAANIANHVYDNWPTDWEDEQVRSNNILRLIYQGRFLHGNVTLGGLKLPVGKTTVMHLVARETLPEPNSQGQRNREKRGESNCCVIL